A stretch of the Lolium perenne isolate Kyuss_39 chromosome 3, Kyuss_2.0, whole genome shotgun sequence genome encodes the following:
- the LOC127339697 gene encoding uncharacterized protein — translation MEGAGSRALVRTETPSASPQGLACGQGRTSSSVPSASDSSLGSAATMEQAWLRADSYEVTSREGNPGQASVEMFFSSLQANLKARAAEAAANVAKVEEAGKAVMDRRTTLYNRAVTHYHKAKLDRADLARELEAAKVLCAESEEAGRSAASKLKLAEQELTRLRLLEQNHLAELNSLRTAEKEKVDDLSRRLTEVEKQRLVLQEEVTAKSTELTATAKRWTDEFSALDRGLAAAFPETQDAALAAVGVARDSRRRETGEGSSEYFSMEDHMASMAARIEPITKLGWELRKAAEELVPMLWPEEAVPQDISGLISSMERAPDRFLDWKESATRAGADMALSFVLSWYNEVDLGQLQFRRAGVEDKLPADLKAARLARASAIADFVDKGAFVADPNPPPSDEDYMEDEEAEDAPEDDQAAGSADAPPA, via the exons atggagggcgCCGGCTCGcgtgcgctggtgaggacggagacCCCATCGGCGTCGCCGCAGGGCCtcgcatgtggccaagggcgcacttcttcttcagtgccgtccgcctccgactccagcctcggctcggctgccaccatggagcaggcgtggctccgcgccgactcctacgaggtgaccagccgggaggggaaccccggccaggcgtcggtggagatgttcttctccagcctgcaggccaacctcaaggccagggcagccgaggccgcggctaatgttgccaaggtggaggaagccggcaag gctgtgatggaccggcgcaccactctgtataatcgcgccgtcacccattaccacaaggccaagctggaccgggccgacttggcccgcgagctggaagccgctaagg tcttg tgcgccgagagcgaggaggcgggccgatccgccgccagcaagctcaagctggctgagcaggagttgacgcggctgcgcctgctggagcagaaccatctcgccgagctcaactccctcaggacggcggagaaggagaaggtggatgatctgagccggcggctgacggaggtggagaagcagcggcttgtgctgcaggaggaggtcaccgctaagtccacggagctgacggctaccgccaagcgctggaccgacgagtttagcgcgcttgatcgcggcttggcgg cggccttcccggagacgcaggacgcggctttagcagccgttggcgtcgcgcgcgactccaggaggcgggagactggcgagggcagctcagagtacttctccatggaggaccacatggcgtccatggctgcccgcatcgagcccatcaccaaactcggctgggagcttcggaaggcggctgaagagctggtgccgatgctgtggcctgaagaggcggtgccgcaagatatctccggcctcatctcctcgatggagcgggcgccggaccgcttcctcgactggaaggagtcggccacgcgcgctggtgccgacatggcgctgtccttcgtcctctcctggtacaacgaggtggacctggggcagctccagttccggcgagccggcgtggaggacaagctcccagccgatctcaaggccgcccgccttgcccgagccagcgccatcgccgacttcgtcgacaagggcgccttcgtcgcggacccgaatcctcctccatccgatgaagattacatggaagatgaggaggcggaagacgcgcccgaggacgaccaggcagccggctccgctgatgcccctccggcttag